The Chryseobacterium sp. LJ668 genome segment CGTAAGCAAACAACTGATGCCGGTGTATGATAAACCAATGATCTATTACCCGCTGTCAACGTTATTGTTAGCAGGAATCAAAGATATCCTGATCATCACCACACCTCATGATCAGGCAGGTTTTATCAAGCTTTTAGGTGATGGCTCACAGATCGGCTGTAATATTGAATACGTGGTACAGCCAAGTCCGGATGGTCTTGCGCAGGCTTTTATTTTAGGTGATCAATTTATTGGAGATGATTCTGCAGCATTAGTTTTGGGAGATAATATTTTTTACGGTTCAGAAATGGGCACTTTACTGAAAAATAAGACCAATCCTGAAGGCGGAGTGGTTTTCGCTTATCACGTTGCTGACCCTGAAAGATATGGTGTAGTAGAGTTTGATGATCATTTTAAAGCGGTGTCTATTGAAGAAAAGCCTGCACATCCAAAATCAAATTATGCCGTTCCTGGACTGTACTTTTATGATAATGAAGTGGTGGAAATTGCAAAAAACATACAGCCATCGTCAAGAGGCGAACTGGAAATCACCGATATCAATAATGTATACCTGAGTAAAGGAAAACTCGAAGTTGGAGTGTTAGACAGAGGAACAGCCTGGCTGGATACGGGTACTTTTGATTCCCTTCAGGATGCTTCAGAATTTGTAAGCGTCATTGAAAAAAGACAGGGTTTCAAAATAGGGTGTATCGAAGAAATTGCCTTCAGAAACGGATTCATCAATGAAGAAAAGCTCCTTGAAACAGCTGCTAAATACGGCAAAAGCGGATATGGTGAATATTTAAAAAAACTTATTGGTAAATAATAAACTACATAAAATGGAACTATTGATTATAAGGTCAATAGTTTCATTTTTTAAAACACACTTGCGAATATCATAATTATACATTTTAAAATAAATGAAGAGATTTCATGTTTATAAAAACAGGTAACCAATTAATTATTAAATTTGTAAAAAATTTTTCCCACAAATGAATGAACCCCAACAACAATGGACCAACGTTATTGAGTCTAAACACTCATTATTCCAGCTTAATTTAAAAGAAGTATGGCAATACAGAGATTTGGTCATTATGTTTGTGAAAAGAGATTTTATTTCATCTTTTAAACAGACTATTTTGGGTCCGCTGTGGTTTTTCATTAATCCTATTTTGACCACTGTTGTTTTCACCCTCGTCTTCGGAGGCATTGCTAATTTACCTACTGATGGTATTCCCCCAATTTTATTTTATTTGGCAGGAAATACACTCTGGGGTTATTTCAGCACCACGATGCTCAGTGTTTCTAACGTTTTCACAGGTAATGCCGGCATTTTCGGAAAGGTATATTTCCCCAGATTGGTCACTCCTATTTCTACTATAATTTCCAGCTTTATGCGTTTAGGCATACAACTAATTTTATTTTTTGCTGTATTGGGATATTATTTATATTTAGGTGAAGTACAACCAAATTATTGGGCATTGTTCTCTCCAATATTACTTATATTTCTTTCATTGTTTTCTCTGGGTTTAGGAATGATATTTTCGTCACTCACCACCAAATATCGAGATTTATCACTGTTATTAGGTTTTGGGGTAAGTTTGTTTATGTGGTTTACTCCGGTAATTTTACCTACATCTTTAGTAAAACAAAAATTAGGAAATTATGGTTTTTTAGCAGACCTGAATCCTCTGACACCTATTTTTGAATGTTTTAAATACGGATTTATAGGTTCCGGAGATTTTAATATGGCAAGATTACTGATGAGTTTTACTTTCATCACCGTTGTTTTATTATTCGGAATCGTTGTTTTCAATAAATCTGAAAAATCTTTCATAGACACGGTATAAAATTCACACAAAAAGAAAAATTATTTAACCAAAAAACAAAAATATGCTTGCCTTAAAAGCTGAAAACATATCAAAACAATATCGCCTCGGGCAGGTGGGAACGGGTACTTTAACCCACGACCTCAACAGATTCTGGCATCAAATAAGAGGAAAAGAAAATCCTTACCTCAAAATTGGCGAAGCGAACGATAGAAGTGCCAAAGGATCGTCTGATTACGTTTGGTCTTTACGGGATATTGATTTTGAAATTGAGCAGGGCGATGCTGTAGGTGTTATCGGAAGAAACGGTGCAGGAAAATCTACCTTACTTAAAATTTTGAGTAAAGTAACAAAACCTACTACCGGAAAAATATATACAAACGGCAGGATTGCTTCACTGCTTGAAGTAGGAACAGGTTTTCATCCCGAAATGACGGGGCGTGAAAATGTATATCTTAATGGCGCCATCCTTGGCATGACTAAAAAAGAAATCAAAAGGAAATTCGATGAAATCGTAGACTTCTCTGGGGTTGAAAGATATATTGATACCCCTGTAAAAAGGTATTCTTCAGGAATGTATGTGCGTCTCGCGTTTGCTGTAGCTGCACATTTAGAATCTGAGATTCTCATCGTAGATGAAGTACTGGCCGTAGGTGATGCAGAATTTCAGAAAAAATGCCTTGGAAAAATGGGTGATGTAACGAAGGGTGAAGGCAGAACTATTTTGTTTGTAAGCCATAACATGGCTGCAATCTCAGCATTATGCAAGAAAGGAATATTGCTGGAAAATGGTAAAATGAAAGATTCAGGTGCCATTGATACAGTTTTAAACACCTATATGAATGTCGAAAAAAATAATGAAACACATGTTTTCTTCGATAATAATTCTCTGAGAAGCGGAAGTAAAAATATTGTTTTTGAATCGGTAGAAATTTTGAATAATAAAAATCAGCATTCTAATAATTTTTCAATTGGCGATGATATCGTTCTCAAATTAAAGATCAGAAATAACACTGGTGAAAAGAGATCAGAAATTGGCATACAGGTAAAAACTATGGAAGACATGCCTGTATTTCACATCATGCCAAGAGATTCAAACTTTGAATTGCACCATACATCTGAGCAGGAAGAGTTTCTTATAACATTAAAAGACATCAGGCTTTTTCCTGGTAGCTATTCTATTACTCTGATATCTGCCAACACGACCGGACATCAAATATATGACAATATAGACAGTGCAATTTCCTTTAATATCTTGGATGGTGGAAAATATACGCAGCGTAATTTACCAAGATCAGCAGGATTGTTTTTTCAAAATCCTGATTGGCTGAAACTGTAGGATAAGGACTAATTTTTTCTGTGATAAGTTGTAAAAAAATCACTGCAGAATTATGATAAAAAGCTTTTTAAAAAAAATAAAACTGATTCTCAAGAAGAAATTAGTTGGCAAACAAAATCTAGATGACCTTTTTCCTGATAAAAAAGATCTTTTCCCTAATGTACAAATTATGGCTACCACTTTATTGAGCGGGCAGAATGAGATTGGAGAATATACCTATGTAGGATTTCATGGAGTCATTACCAGTTCTAAAATTGGAAGATATTGTTCAATTGCAAATAATGTCAGT includes the following:
- a CDS encoding ABC transporter ATP-binding protein encodes the protein MLALKAENISKQYRLGQVGTGTLTHDLNRFWHQIRGKENPYLKIGEANDRSAKGSSDYVWSLRDIDFEIEQGDAVGVIGRNGAGKSTLLKILSKVTKPTTGKIYTNGRIASLLEVGTGFHPEMTGRENVYLNGAILGMTKKEIKRKFDEIVDFSGVERYIDTPVKRYSSGMYVRLAFAVAAHLESEILIVDEVLAVGDAEFQKKCLGKMGDVTKGEGRTILFVSHNMAAISALCKKGILLENGKMKDSGAIDTVLNTYMNVEKNNETHVFFDNNSLRSGSKNIVFESVEILNNKNQHSNNFSIGDDIVLKLKIRNNTGEKRSEIGIQVKTMEDMPVFHIMPRDSNFELHHTSEQEEFLITLKDIRLFPGSYSITLISANTTGHQIYDNIDSAISFNILDGGKYTQRNLPRSAGLFFQNPDWLKL
- a CDS encoding ABC transporter permease, which produces MNEPQQQWTNVIESKHSLFQLNLKEVWQYRDLVIMFVKRDFISSFKQTILGPLWFFINPILTTVVFTLVFGGIANLPTDGIPPILFYLAGNTLWGYFSTTMLSVSNVFTGNAGIFGKVYFPRLVTPISTIISSFMRLGIQLILFFAVLGYYLYLGEVQPNYWALFSPILLIFLSLFSLGLGMIFSSLTTKYRDLSLLLGFGVSLFMWFTPVILPTSLVKQKLGNYGFLADLNPLTPIFECFKYGFIGSGDFNMARLLMSFTFITVVLLFGIVVFNKSEKSFIDTV
- the rfbA gene encoding glucose-1-phosphate thymidylyltransferase RfbA, with amino-acid sequence MKGIILAGGSGTRLFPLTIAVSKQLMPVYDKPMIYYPLSTLLLAGIKDILIITTPHDQAGFIKLLGDGSQIGCNIEYVVQPSPDGLAQAFILGDQFIGDDSAALVLGDNIFYGSEMGTLLKNKTNPEGGVVFAYHVADPERYGVVEFDDHFKAVSIEEKPAHPKSNYAVPGLYFYDNEVVEIAKNIQPSSRGELEITDINNVYLSKGKLEVGVLDRGTAWLDTGTFDSLQDASEFVSVIEKRQGFKIGCIEEIAFRNGFINEEKLLETAAKYGKSGYGEYLKKLIGK